In Deinococcus sp. JMULE3, the genomic window TCGCGTACATGGTGCTGCTCGGGCACGCGCGGGTAGCGGTGGCGCGCTGCGGGTTGCATCCGGCGTTGGGGACGCTGCACGTTCCGCATGGGCGGCGACCGGCGCTGGCGTTGGACGTGATGGAGCCGTTCCGGGGGCCGGTGTGTGACCTGACGGTGGTGTCGGCGTTGCGGTCCGGGCAGGTGCGCCGTGATGGGTTCGAGGGCGGGCCGGAGGGGGTGCGCCTGGGCACGGTGGGCTGCGCGGCCCTGGCGGGGGCGCTGGCCGTGCGGATTCAGGAGTGGGGGGTGGGGGCGGCGCTGGAGCGGCAGGTGCGGGCGGTGCTGGGCGCGTGGGGTGGGGAGGGGTGTGCGTGCTGGGAGCCGCCCGTGTGGGCGTGACGCATGGCGCGCGGCGGGAGGTGCTGGCGGCGTTCGATACGCCGTGTGACCGGCGGCGGCGGAAGTTCACGCGGCTCCTGATGCGGTACGGGGTGCGGGTGCAGCGCAGCGTGTTTCTGCTGAACGCCTCGGGTCTGGAACTGGGGCGGTTGTGGGCGGCTCTGGAGCGGGTGTCGGAGCCGCTGGAGGACCGCCTGCTGCTGGCGGCGGTGCAGCCGGGCGCGTGGTGGCAGGTGGGGGACGCCCCTGTGCTGGAGGTGCCGCTCGTCGCGTCGTTCTGATGGGTGTGCGGCACGTGCGTTTCCGCTTCCCCGGATGGGTGGCCATACTGAGCCGACATGACAGATTCGGGTTTGGGTGGCGTGACGTTCTTTTCGGTGGTGGGCAGTCAGGATCCACGCGTGACGCCCGGGGGTGAGGCGGGTCCGGCGCTGGACCTGCTCGACGCCTTGATCGCGTCGGGTGAGGTGGTGTCGGAGGTGCTGCTGGCCTGGACGCCCGGCGTGGAGAACCCCGCGTGGCCGGGCGGGTACGACGCGCAGCGGGCCGCGCTGGAGGAAACGGTGCGGGAGCGGGTGCCGGGCGTGCGCATCACGGCGGTGCCAATGAGGGTTCAGCCGAACGTCGCGCCGGACCTGCTGCCGGTGTTTGCGCGGGCGTTGGACCGCTTCCGGCACGCGGGCCCCTTGCGGGTGAACGCGTCGAGTGGCACGCCGCAGATGCTTGAGGCGCTGAAGGTGCTGCGCGGCAGTGGTTGGTTCGGAGACGGGGACGTGCGGCTGTTTCAGGTGGACCGCCCGCAGTACCGCACGCCGGGCGCCCCACACTGGCGGGAGGCGACCACGCCGTTCCTGGAAGAAACCCTGCGTCTGGGTGGGGCGTTCGCGGCGCTGCGCCGCTTTGATTTCGCCGGGGCGCGCGAGTCATTCCATGACCTTGCGGGGGCGCCGCTGGAGTTGCCGGAGCGGCAGGCTGGCGTACAGACGCTGGCGGACGTGGCCGACGCGCTGTGGTGGCTGGACGCCCGGGACGTGGCGGCGGCGCGTGAGGTGCTCAGTGACCTGCCCGTGCACGTTCCGGCCCTCGATGGCCTGCAGACCTTCGTTGCGGACGCGGCGGGCGATCCAGCCGAGGCGCTGATCTGGCTCACCTGGGGCCGTTACGACCGCGCGGCGGCGCAGGTGCGCGTGGCGGACGCCCTGGTGTGGGCGGTGGTCCTGCATGAACTGCTGGTCGTGAAACTCGCCGAGGGCGCCGGGCTGCCGGACGGACCGAAGGAACTGACCGAGCAGCACCTCCCCGCGGGGCTGTTCGCCAGACTCAAGGGTGAACTTGCGCCAGAGTTGATCAACGCCCGTGGGCGGATCAAGTTCATGAACCTCAAGGAGAAACTGGGCGTGCTCCGCGCGCCGAGCCTGAATCTGTCCAGTGTGGACCAGTTCGACGGGAGTGACCTGACCTCCCCGCTGGGCCGGGTGAGGGAGTGGCGGAACCTGGTGCTCCACCAGGGGCGGGTGCCGGGCGAGGTGGACCTGAACGACGTGGACGCGGTCGTGCGTAGCCTGCTCCTCGCGTACCCGTGGCGGCAGTCGTGGGCCCGCGACTGGGCGAAGCAGCCGGATGCCTGCGTGGTGTCCGCCGCGTCCACACAGCAGCTCGTTGATGAACTGCAGGGCTGGGTGGGCTGATGCCCACGCTGCTTGAAGTGACGCTCGAGGTCCGGTCCCCACGCCCCGGCGGGCTGCTGGGCATCCCTCTGCACGGCCTGCTGTTCAGCGCACTGGAACGGGTCAGTCCGGCGCTGTCCACCCGCGTCCACGAGGCCGAGGTCAAAGGGTTCCGGATCGGGCAGACGCAGTGGACGGACGCGGGCGACTCGGCCCAGGTGGTGTTTCAGGTGGGCATCCTCGACGACGCCCTGGTCGCCCCGCTGCTGTCGGCCCTGATCCCCGGGCGCTGGCACGGCACGGAGGACTCCACGCTCGTAGCGGCCGTGCAGGGGGTCCGCATCGCGGCGCAGGAATCGTACGGCGACCTGTACGCGCGGCACGCGGCGGACGTGCGGGGCCGGAACCTGCACCTGGAGTTCCTCACGCCCGTCACCTTCCGCACCACCGACATGGACATGCCGTTCCCCGTCCCGAAGACGGTGTACTACGGGTTACAGCGCCGCTGGGAGGCCTTCAGCGACCTGCAGTTCGGTCCGGAGCTGAACGACTGGGTGGGCCGCGCGGTGCGCGTGCGGGAGTACCGCCTGCGGCCCCGCAGCGTACACTTCAAGGGCGCGCGGGGCGCCGCGATGACGGGCAGTGTGGGGGAGGTGCAGTTCCAGATCGCCCGGCCCGGCGACGCCGAGCCGACCTTCGTGCGGCTCCTGACGGAGTTCGCCAATTACGCCGGGGTGGGGTACAAGACCACGTATGGACTCGGGCATGTGGAGGCGTGGGGCTGGGAGGAACGCCGCGCCGATCAGGAGGACGGCCCTATCCACTGACGCAGCCGTGCGGAAGGCCAGCGCACGGCTCGTGCTGGTCTCCAGTTACCGGCCACGACGTGGCGGTGGACTGGCGACCAGTGTGGATCTGTGGCTCCGCTGATCAGCGTGTCAGCGGTGGAACGCCCGCAGTCCGTATGGGCGTGTCCTCGCGGAGGCTGCTTGCGTCAGCCGGCGACGCCCGGGCAGTCCGGCGCGACCTCCGCTCACGCGTACAGGTCCTCGTCGTCCGTGCGGCGCCGCGGCACGTGCGGCATGAAGCGCAGCGTGTCGCCCGACGCCAGTACCGAACGGACTTCCTGCTCGAACGGCGTGCCGGCCATGCCCGCCCCCGACAGGTGCAGCCACCCGCGACTGCGGCTCATCGCCGTGAACAGCTGGTTACGCACCGCGAGGTCCTGCTCGTCAAGGCCCACCTGATCCAGCCCCAGCACGTATACCACGTCCGCCTCGTTCCCCTTGGCGCGGTGCACGGTGGTCACCGTGACCGCTCCGTCGTGCCAGAAGCGGTTGGGTTCCTTGTTGTCCCCCTGCCGGTTTGTGCCGCTCGCCGCCGGCACGTAATACGGGATGCCCGCGCGGCGCAGCGCGCCCGCGGCGGCGCCCTGCACGTCCACCGCCCAGCGGCCCACCGCGACCACCAGAATCTGGCGGGACGGCGCCAGTCCTTCCCGCAGGTCCCGCTGAATGTGCCGCACCAGCGCCGCGACCTCCGCCTCCCGGGTCGCGTGGCTCTCGAACGTCACCAGCGGCTCGCCCGTCAGGGCCTGCAGGGGATGCGGACTGTTCACCGCGGGCCGGTGCAGCGTCACGGGTTCTTTGCTGTTGAAGCGGCCCTGCACGTCGTACCCCAGGCGGTCCCAGTCTTCCTTCCGGGTGGGGCCCGAGAGCATGCCGCCCGCGCGCAGCAGGCCCATACCCAGCGCGT contains:
- the cas2 gene encoding CRISPR-associated endonuclease Cas2; translation: MLGAARVGVTHGARREVLAAFDTPCDRRRRKFTRLLMRYGVRVQRSVFLLNASGLELGRLWAALERVSEPLEDRLLLAAVQPGAWWQVGDAPVLEVPLVASF
- the cas6 gene encoding CRISPR system precrRNA processing endoribonuclease RAMP protein Cas6, with the protein product MPTLLEVTLEVRSPRPGGLLGIPLHGLLFSALERVSPALSTRVHEAEVKGFRIGQTQWTDAGDSAQVVFQVGILDDALVAPLLSALIPGRWHGTEDSTLVAAVQGVRIAAQESYGDLYARHAADVRGRNLHLEFLTPVTFRTTDMDMPFPVPKTVYYGLQRRWEAFSDLQFGPELNDWVGRAVRVREYRLRPRSVHFKGARGAAMTGSVGEVQFQIARPGDAEPTFVRLLTEFANYAGVGYKTTYGLGHVEAWGWEERRADQEDGPIH